The following are encoded together in the Streptomyces sp. NBC_01465 genome:
- a CDS encoding hydroxyacid dehydrogenase → MSKEAAAAVLGPETLAALGEVCDLAPLPVLDDLTTDRARAALADTEILITGWGCPPLDQAVLDAAPRLRAVVHTAGSVRGHVTEACWERGIEVSSAAAANAVPVAEYTIAMILLAGKRVLERARDFRAARRRDNFLRTPDEVGNYRRTVGILSASLIGRRVIDLLQPYDLRILLCDPFVTPEEAAALGAEAASLPELFAQSDIVSVHTPLLPVTEGLVSAELLALMRQDATLINTARGPVVDRHALLAALQEGRIRAILDVTDPEPLPPTDPLWECENALITPHLAGSQGNEWRRLADLAVSEVGRWAAGDGFAHPVRNERRASLA, encoded by the coding sequence ATGTCGAAGGAGGCGGCGGCGGCCGTGCTCGGCCCCGAGACCCTGGCCGCGCTCGGCGAGGTCTGCGACCTCGCGCCTCTTCCCGTACTCGACGACCTGACCACCGACCGGGCCCGCGCCGCGCTCGCCGACACCGAGATCCTGATCACCGGCTGGGGCTGTCCGCCCCTGGATCAGGCCGTCCTGGACGCCGCGCCCCGGCTGCGGGCCGTCGTCCACACGGCCGGTTCCGTACGGGGCCATGTCACCGAGGCCTGCTGGGAGCGCGGCATCGAGGTCTCCTCGGCCGCCGCGGCCAACGCCGTCCCGGTGGCCGAGTACACCATCGCCATGATCCTTCTGGCGGGCAAGCGCGTCCTGGAGCGCGCCCGCGACTTCCGCGCCGCCCGCCGCCGCGACAACTTCCTGCGCACCCCCGACGAGGTGGGCAACTACCGCCGTACGGTGGGCATCCTGTCCGCCTCGCTGATCGGCCGCAGGGTGATCGACCTGCTCCAGCCGTACGACCTGCGGATCCTGCTGTGCGACCCCTTCGTCACCCCCGAGGAGGCCGCGGCGCTCGGCGCCGAGGCCGCGTCCCTGCCCGAACTCTTCGCGCAGAGCGACATCGTGAGCGTCCACACCCCGCTGCTGCCGGTCACCGAGGGCCTGGTCAGCGCCGAACTCCTCGCCCTGATGCGCCAGGACGCCACCCTCATCAACACCGCGCGCGGCCCGGTCGTCGACCGCCACGCCCTCCTCGCCGCCCTCCAGGAGGGCCGCATCCGCGCGATCCTCGATGTCACCGACCCCGAGCCGCTGCCGCCGACGGACCCCCTGTGGGAGTGCGAGAACGCACTGATCACCCCGCACCTCGCCGGCTCCCAGGGCAACGAGTGGCGCCGTCTCGCCGACCTCGCCGTGAGCGAGGTCGGCCGGTGGGCCGCGGGCGACGGCTTCGCCCATCCCGTACGTAATGAAAGGCGGGCCTCCCTCGCATGA
- a CDS encoding carbohydrate ABC transporter permease encodes MTTTTASTTTAPADRKAAADARPTSTLKGTRRRELGAASVLMTPFFALLVTVFLIPVGTAIWLSFFSQDEPGLGFGPEHTVFVGLRSYAAVLTDPTFLSGLGVVALYCLIYIPLMVIGALALALLLDSGVVRLRAWAQLALFLPHAVPGIIAALIWLYLYTPGLSPIIDLFAKGDITINFLGIHTVLPSIVNISLWSNLGYNMVVFYAALQAVPREVIEASVVDGAGPVRSALQVKTPLVRPSIVMVAIFTLIWALQLFTEPKLLSLATPMINQRFSPSMYIYDAAFTRNNYGMAAAASVVLLVVTIALSYGVTRWTNRADSPEENAR; translated from the coding sequence ATGACCACCACAACCGCTTCCACCACCACCGCTCCCGCCGACCGCAAGGCCGCGGCGGACGCCCGCCCCACCTCCACCCTCAAGGGAACCCGCCGCCGTGAACTCGGCGCCGCTTCCGTCCTGATGACGCCCTTCTTCGCCCTCCTGGTGACGGTCTTCCTCATCCCGGTCGGCACGGCGATCTGGCTGAGCTTCTTCAGCCAGGACGAGCCGGGGCTCGGCTTCGGCCCCGAGCACACCGTCTTCGTCGGACTGCGCTCCTACGCGGCCGTCCTGACCGACCCCACGTTCCTCAGTGGTCTCGGTGTGGTCGCCCTGTACTGCCTCATCTACATCCCGCTGATGGTGATCGGCGCGCTCGCACTGGCGCTGCTGCTCGACTCGGGCGTCGTACGCCTGCGCGCCTGGGCACAGCTCGCGCTGTTCCTGCCGCACGCGGTGCCCGGCATCATCGCCGCGCTGATCTGGCTCTACCTCTACACACCCGGCCTCAGCCCGATCATCGACCTGTTCGCCAAGGGCGACATCACGATCAACTTCCTGGGCATCCACACCGTGCTGCCCTCGATCGTGAACATCTCGCTCTGGTCCAACCTCGGCTACAACATGGTCGTCTTCTACGCCGCCCTGCAGGCCGTCCCGCGCGAGGTCATCGAGGCCTCGGTCGTCGACGGCGCGGGCCCGGTGCGCTCCGCACTCCAGGTCAAGACGCCCCTCGTACGGCCGTCCATCGTGATGGTCGCGATCTTCACGCTGATCTGGGCGCTGCAGCTGTTCACGGAACCGAAGCTGCTCAGCCTGGCCACGCCGATGATCAACCAGCGGTTCTCGCCCAGCATGTACATCTACGACGCCGCCTTCACCCGCAACAACTACGGCATGGCGGCCGCCGCGTCCGTCGTCCTGCTCGTGGTCACCATCGCCCTGTCGTACGGCGTCACCCGCTGGACCAACCGCGCCGACTCCCCCGAGGAGAACGCCCGATGA
- a CDS encoding DUF2264 domain-containing protein, whose translation MNSPLELPPYDTDLSPHTGLTRAHWEAAADGLLHAAWKWATPEGALLDLPGRPSVSGVRSDGLEGYARTFLAAAFRVAGSEGKDPHGWLDRYAQGLVAGTRTPGRDDAESWPLIQDHTVFGQPMVESASVALGLRLTRPWLWDRLDSGAQDRAEEWLRGSLRHTPAPNNWYLFPYTVAGFLESVGRGDAETVRAQERALDLMETWYRGDGWYADGDGRAFDHYNGWALHLYPVLHAHLSGDSELSAHFGARLREHLESFGLLFGADGAPIHFGRSLTYRFAASSAVSLGALTGHTPLTPGASRRVASGSLRHFLDRGATGDDGLLSLGWYGPHDASLQPYSAPASPYWASKAFVALLAPAGHAFWTATEEEAPSEGPDRVLSVPAPGLLIQSTQEDGIVRLHNHGSDHVRPHEGEFASESDPHYGRQAYSTRTGPTSKVNAEDNHFAVNLAGVRSTRRRIHPLGAGHGDGWGWAASWHTPVFPKGPPTEPGLRVESVTVARGRHEIRVHRVTGAPPGARVEQTGWATGPEEGLVSALHPLHGWSGEEEVRAPQGTAFTRWALVPRLTGEAEGTEIYASLAALTTSAEPVADAVTSVTATPDGIDVQWADDGSTTRVTFSPLAVLSV comes from the coding sequence ATGAACAGCCCTCTCGAACTCCCCCCGTACGACACCGACTTGAGCCCGCACACCGGGTTGACCCGCGCCCACTGGGAGGCGGCCGCCGACGGTCTGCTGCACGCCGCCTGGAAGTGGGCGACCCCTGAGGGCGCCCTCCTCGACCTGCCCGGCCGGCCCTCCGTGTCCGGGGTGCGCTCCGACGGTCTGGAGGGGTACGCCCGTACGTTCCTGGCGGCCGCGTTCCGCGTCGCCGGCAGCGAAGGCAAGGACCCGCACGGCTGGCTGGACCGGTACGCGCAGGGTCTGGTGGCGGGCACCCGCACCCCGGGCCGTGACGACGCCGAGTCCTGGCCGCTGATCCAGGACCACACGGTCTTCGGGCAGCCCATGGTCGAGTCCGCGTCCGTCGCGCTCGGGCTGCGGCTGACCCGCCCCTGGCTCTGGGACCGTCTGGACTCCGGCGCCCAGGACCGCGCCGAGGAGTGGCTGCGCGGATCGCTGCGGCACACGCCCGCCCCCAACAACTGGTACCTCTTCCCGTACACCGTGGCCGGATTCCTGGAGTCGGTGGGCCGAGGCGACGCCGAGACGGTCCGCGCGCAGGAGCGCGCCCTGGACCTGATGGAGACCTGGTACCGGGGCGACGGCTGGTACGCCGACGGCGACGGCCGCGCCTTCGACCACTACAACGGCTGGGCGCTGCACCTCTACCCGGTGCTCCACGCCCACCTGTCCGGCGACTCCGAGCTCTCCGCCCACTTCGGTGCGCGCCTGCGCGAGCACCTGGAGAGCTTCGGTCTGCTCTTCGGCGCGGACGGCGCCCCGATCCACTTCGGCCGCTCGCTCACCTACCGGTTCGCGGCCTCCAGCGCGGTCTCGCTGGGCGCCCTCACCGGGCACACCCCGCTGACGCCGGGCGCCTCGCGCCGGGTGGCGAGCGGCTCCCTGCGCCACTTCCTGGACCGGGGTGCGACCGGCGACGACGGGCTGCTGTCGCTGGGCTGGTACGGCCCGCACGACGCCTCGCTCCAGCCGTACTCGGCTCCCGCGTCGCCGTACTGGGCGTCGAAGGCGTTCGTCGCGCTGCTCGCCCCCGCCGGCCACGCGTTCTGGACGGCGACCGAGGAGGAGGCGCCGAGCGAGGGCCCCGACCGGGTCCTCTCCGTACCCGCTCCCGGTCTGCTGATCCAGTCGACGCAGGAGGACGGGATCGTACGGCTGCACAATCACGGCAGTGACCATGTGCGGCCGCACGAGGGCGAGTTCGCGTCCGAGAGCGACCCGCACTACGGCCGCCAGGCGTACTCCACGCGCACCGGACCCACCTCGAAGGTCAACGCCGAGGACAACCACTTCGCCGTGAACCTGGCGGGCGTACGCTCCACCCGCCGCCGCATCCACCCGCTCGGCGCGGGCCACGGCGACGGCTGGGGCTGGGCCGCGTCCTGGCACACCCCGGTCTTCCCCAAGGGCCCGCCGACGGAGCCCGGTCTGCGCGTGGAGAGCGTCACTGTCGCGCGCGGCCGCCACGAGATACGGGTGCACCGGGTGACCGGCGCCCCGCCCGGGGCCCGTGTGGAGCAGACGGGCTGGGCGACAGGTCCTGAGGAGGGCCTCGTCTCGGCGCTGCACCCCCTGCACGGGTGGAGCGGCGAGGAGGAGGTGCGCGCCCCCCAGGGCACGGCGTTCACGCGCTGGGCGCTGGTGCCGCGGCTGACCGGCGAGGCGGAGGGCACGGAGATCTACGCGTCGCTGGCCGCGCTCACGACCTCCGCGGAGCCGGTCGCGGACGCGGTGACCTCGGTGACGGCGACGCCCGACGGCATCGACGTCCAGTGGGCCGACGACGGCTCGACCACCCGCGTCACGTTCTCGCCACTGGCGGTCCTGAGCGTGTGA
- a CDS encoding ABC transporter substrate-binding protein, whose translation MPGRQSRRSVLAAVAALPLTGALNACSSGGAERSSSTSKTSTRKSTTTITFWSALRGSQEVVDEFNKTHDSIQVLYQQIPSGDQGGYAKLSNAARAGNAPDVATIEYPQVPTFAIDGVARDITDLVSDGLRAKLLPQALGLTTFEKRTFSVPLDVEPMVMHYRSDLFESYGLQVPRTWDEFEETAKTVRSKGGDRRLALFPTDGASSMAAFAWQAGGQWFDTSAGAWNVSMADAPSRKAAAYWQRLFDQDLVFMNPLNTRQGDAQIANDKIMVRLTGAWEAGAVMRSQPAQSGKWKIAPLPQWDTAHPALGTQGGSTFAVTKDCRHPEAAMEFIEWQVASADSLRARLTSGASSQYPAAHGLVAAGRKAFDRKYYSGQDIYTLFEQEAPKIRDGWVWGPRMSATNSVLQDRFARVSAGQGTLTEALSAAQQGTMPDLKALGLSVTEHTA comes from the coding sequence ATGCCCGGCCGACAGAGCCGTCGATCCGTGCTCGCCGCAGTAGCAGCTCTGCCCCTGACAGGTGCGCTCAACGCGTGCAGCAGCGGCGGAGCCGAGCGATCGAGCAGTACGAGCAAGACCAGTACGCGCAAGAGCACCACCACCATCACCTTCTGGTCCGCGCTGCGCGGCAGCCAGGAAGTGGTGGACGAGTTCAACAAGACCCACGACAGCATCCAGGTCCTGTACCAGCAGATACCGTCGGGCGATCAGGGCGGCTACGCCAAGCTGAGCAACGCCGCCCGCGCGGGCAACGCCCCGGACGTCGCCACCATCGAGTACCCGCAGGTGCCCACCTTCGCGATCGACGGCGTCGCCCGCGACATCACCGATCTGGTCAGCGACGGGCTCCGCGCCAAGCTCCTTCCGCAGGCCCTGGGGCTGACCACCTTCGAGAAGCGCACCTTCAGCGTCCCGCTCGACGTCGAACCGATGGTGATGCACTACCGCAGCGACCTCTTCGAGAGTTACGGCCTCCAAGTCCCCCGCACCTGGGACGAGTTCGAGGAGACGGCGAAGACGGTACGGAGCAAGGGCGGCGACCGCAGGCTCGCCCTCTTCCCCACCGACGGCGCCTCCTCGATGGCCGCGTTCGCCTGGCAGGCGGGCGGCCAGTGGTTCGACACCAGCGCCGGTGCGTGGAACGTCTCGATGGCCGACGCCCCGAGCCGCAAGGCGGCCGCGTACTGGCAGCGGCTGTTCGACCAGGACCTGGTCTTCATGAACCCGCTCAACACCCGGCAGGGCGACGCCCAGATCGCCAACGACAAGATCATGGTCCGGCTCACCGGCGCCTGGGAGGCCGGCGCCGTGATGCGGTCGCAGCCCGCGCAGAGCGGCAAGTGGAAGATCGCCCCGCTGCCCCAGTGGGACACCGCGCACCCGGCTCTCGGCACCCAGGGCGGCTCGACCTTCGCCGTCACCAAGGACTGCCGGCACCCGGAAGCGGCCATGGAGTTCATCGAGTGGCAGGTGGCGAGCGCGGACTCGCTGCGCGCCCGCCTCACCAGCGGCGCGAGCAGCCAGTACCCCGCGGCCCACGGCCTGGTCGCCGCCGGCCGCAAGGCCTTCGACCGCAAGTACTACAGCGGCCAGGACATCTACACCCTCTTCGAGCAGGAGGCGCCGAAGATCCGCGACGGCTGGGTCTGGGGCCCCCGGATGTCGGCCACCAACTCGGTGCTGCAGGACAGGTTCGCCCGGGTCAGCGCCGGTCAGGGCACCCTGACCGAAGCCCTGAGCGCGGCCCAGCAGGGCACGATGCCGGACCTCAAGGCGCTCGGTCTCTCCGTGACCGAGCACACCGCATGA
- a CDS encoding putative protein N(5)-glutamine methyltransferase, which translates to MSAVPSSSLSLPALVTRLRAAGCVFAEDEAELLLSAAADPADLAAMVERRAAGHPLEHVLGWAEFAGRRYAVDAGVFVPRRRTEFLVTQAVPLAPPRAVVVDLCCGSGALGAAVVSALGGAELHAADIDPAAVRCARRNVAEAGGLTYEGDLFEPLPVALQGRVDVLIANVPYVPTAKVGLLPAEARVHEALVALDGGVDGLDVLRRVAAEAPRWLAPGGHLLFEVSERQADEAVATVAECGLLARVVSSEEWYATVVVARMPVLRN; encoded by the coding sequence ATGTCGGCAGTCCCCTCTTCTTCTCTTTCTCTCCCCGCTCTTGTCACCAGGCTCCGTGCCGCCGGCTGTGTCTTCGCCGAGGACGAGGCGGAGCTCCTGTTGTCCGCCGCCGCGGATCCGGCCGATCTCGCCGCCATGGTGGAGCGCCGTGCCGCCGGGCATCCGCTGGAACACGTCCTGGGCTGGGCGGAGTTCGCCGGGCGGCGCTACGCCGTCGACGCGGGGGTCTTCGTCCCGCGCCGCCGTACGGAGTTCCTCGTCACGCAGGCCGTCCCGCTCGCCCCGCCGCGCGCGGTCGTCGTCGACCTGTGCTGCGGCTCCGGTGCGCTGGGGGCCGCCGTGGTCTCGGCCCTGGGCGGGGCCGAGCTGCACGCCGCGGACATCGATCCGGCCGCGGTGCGGTGTGCGCGGCGCAATGTGGCGGAGGCCGGCGGCCTCACGTACGAGGGTGATCTCTTCGAGCCGCTGCCCGTGGCGCTGCAGGGGCGGGTCGATGTGCTGATCGCCAATGTGCCGTACGTACCGACCGCGAAGGTGGGGCTGCTGCCGGCCGAGGCCCGGGTCCATGAGGCGCTGGTGGCCCTGGACGGGGGCGTCGACGGGCTCGATGTGCTGCGGCGTGTGGCGGCGGAGGCTCCGCGGTGGCTGGCTCCGGGCGGGCATCTGCTCTTCGAGGTCAGTGAGCGGCAGGCGGACGAGGCGGTCGCGACCGTGGCGGAGTGCGGGCTGCTCGCGCGGGTGGTCTCCTCCGAGGAGTGGTACGCCACCGTGGTCGTCGCGCGAATGCCGGTCCTGCGGAACTGA
- a CDS encoding substrate-binding domain-containing protein yields MREPVELRRQRILSAVQSRGAVKVTDLAVELAVSVVTLRRDVEELARAGQLRRGHGVARSMVPVQAAPEAGRPAADGDAVALVVPERHSYLNETLHGARTVLEAAGIRTALHIAPRAPGAEQAIVERALADGARGLLIAPRWRSAAAEQADYGWLAEVKVPAVLMERRPVPGSALHALDSVCSDHWYGTHLAVEHLVALGHRRIVLAARDDSPTARAIRAAFAKIAEDRPEIEDWAIMLSAPDAGAEPAADRGPHPSLAALLRERGATAAVLHGDVDALMLVQQIGDEGVRVPQDCSVVAYDDMVAGLGGTPLTAVAPPKAEIGRAAAELLLHRLERPSGAGAGTVRRVELLPELKVRGSAQVPTHPPK; encoded by the coding sequence ATGCGGGAGCCGGTCGAGCTCAGGCGGCAGCGGATTCTGTCCGCGGTGCAGTCGCGCGGTGCGGTCAAAGTGACCGATCTGGCGGTCGAGTTGGCGGTCTCGGTGGTCACGCTCCGGCGGGACGTCGAGGAGCTGGCGCGGGCGGGGCAGCTGCGGCGCGGCCACGGGGTGGCCCGGTCCATGGTGCCCGTGCAGGCCGCGCCCGAGGCCGGGCGGCCGGCCGCCGACGGGGATGCGGTGGCGCTGGTCGTGCCCGAGCGGCACTCGTATCTCAACGAGACGCTGCACGGCGCGCGGACCGTGCTGGAGGCGGCCGGGATCCGCACCGCCCTGCATATCGCACCGAGAGCGCCGGGGGCCGAACAGGCCATTGTGGAGCGGGCGTTGGCGGACGGGGCGCGTGGTCTGCTGATCGCTCCGAGGTGGCGGAGCGCCGCTGCGGAGCAGGCGGACTACGGCTGGCTGGCGGAGGTGAAGGTGCCGGCCGTGCTGATGGAGCGGCGACCGGTCCCCGGCAGTGCGCTGCACGCGCTGGATTCGGTCTGCTCGGACCATTGGTACGGCACGCATCTGGCGGTGGAACACCTGGTCGCGCTGGGTCACCGCCGGATCGTGCTGGCCGCCCGCGACGACAGCCCGACCGCGCGCGCGATCCGCGCGGCCTTCGCCAAGATCGCCGAGGACCGGCCGGAGATCGAGGACTGGGCGATCATGCTGAGCGCCCCCGACGCGGGCGCCGAGCCGGCGGCGGACCGCGGGCCGCACCCGAGCCTCGCGGCGCTGCTGCGGGAGCGGGGGGCCACGGCGGCGGTGCTGCACGGGGACGTGGACGCGCTGATGCTGGTGCAGCAGATCGGCGACGAGGGGGTGCGGGTGCCGCAGGACTGCTCGGTGGTGGCGTACGACGACATGGTGGCGGGGCTCGGCGGTACGCCGCTGACCGCGGTCGCTCCGCCCAAGGCGGAGATCGGGCGGGCGGCCGCCGAGCTGCTGCTGCACCGTCTGGAGCGGCCGTCGGGCGCGGGGGCCGGCACGGTGCGCAGGGTCGAGCTGCTCCCGGAGCTGAAGGTGCGCGGATCGGCGCAGGTGCCAACCCACCCCCCGAAGTGA
- a CDS encoding carbohydrate ABC transporter permease: MSTYDTAASLRPRLLGRTTVKVVVGLSVLYTLLPALWLVLAAGKKQDALSGGSIFSPHDFSFLQNLRNLFAMDDGIYSRWYGNSLLYAVLGAGIGAMVSIACGYAFDKYRFAHKEKLFGLVLAAVMVPQTVLALPLYLMASETGLVNTFWSVFIPVLFNPFGVYLGRMFSQGYVPNEVLEAARMDGAGELKTYLRVSLRMLGPGLVTVFLFQLTAIWNNFFLPMVMLSNQKLYPVSLGLYTWNSSATTEPDYYAVVIMGSLLAIVPLILAFILLQRFWKSGLTAGAVK; this comes from the coding sequence ATGAGCACTTACGACACCGCCGCGTCCCTGCGGCCCCGGCTGCTCGGCCGTACCACCGTCAAGGTCGTCGTCGGCCTGTCCGTCCTCTACACGCTGCTGCCGGCGCTCTGGCTGGTGCTGGCCGCGGGCAAGAAGCAGGACGCGCTGTCGGGCGGCTCCATCTTCTCGCCGCACGACTTCTCCTTCCTGCAGAACCTGCGCAACCTGTTCGCGATGGACGACGGGATCTACAGCCGCTGGTACGGCAACAGCCTGCTGTACGCGGTCCTCGGCGCCGGCATCGGCGCGATGGTGAGCATCGCCTGCGGGTACGCCTTCGACAAGTACCGCTTCGCGCACAAGGAGAAGCTCTTCGGCCTGGTGCTCGCCGCGGTCATGGTGCCGCAGACCGTCCTGGCCCTCCCCCTCTATCTGATGGCGTCCGAGACGGGTCTGGTCAACACCTTCTGGTCGGTCTTCATCCCCGTCCTCTTCAACCCCTTCGGCGTCTACCTCGGCCGGATGTTCAGCCAGGGCTACGTACCCAACGAGGTCCTGGAAGCCGCGCGGATGGACGGCGCGGGCGAGCTGAAGACGTATCTGCGGGTCTCGCTGCGGATGCTGGGCCCCGGGCTCGTGACGGTCTTCCTCTTCCAGCTCACCGCGATCTGGAACAACTTCTTCCTGCCGATGGTGATGCTCTCCAACCAGAAGCTCTATCCCGTCAGCCTCGGCCTCTACACCTGGAACAGCTCGGCCACCACCGAGCCCGACTACTACGCGGTGGTGATCATGGGATCGCTGCTCGCGATCGTGCCGCTGATCCTCGCCTTCATCCTGCTGCAGCGCTTCTGGAAGTCGGGACTCACCGCCGGAGCCGTCAAGTGA
- a CDS encoding protein phosphatase 2C domain-containing protein, whose product MSAEAWETLTASVRGVNKKRNQDWSEAKGRGTTDDPLILTVADGHGSAPHARSHIGAWSATEKVFLPLATEFARLAGAEGPDGPRSLSRLMRYARDDMPRRLVSRWQQEVLGHWERHRESGEPEPSTGQKLLLYGSTLIGAVLTPQFFAAWQLGDGELTVVESGGEVTLPLAPAEADLGDETESLCSREAWRMVRVHWAPITDEARAPRLIALTSDGLSKSFASDEGFTQFMTGLDQRLTEEGTAGVRAVLPEWLHKAAQYSGDDTTLAAGRRTGPVTGSSAAERTA is encoded by the coding sequence GTGAGCGCGGAGGCGTGGGAGACGCTCACCGCGAGCGTGCGGGGTGTCAACAAGAAGCGGAACCAGGACTGGAGTGAGGCGAAGGGGCGGGGCACCACGGACGACCCGCTGATCCTGACCGTCGCCGACGGACACGGCTCGGCCCCCCACGCGCGCAGCCACATCGGGGCGTGGAGCGCCACGGAGAAGGTGTTCCTGCCCCTCGCCACGGAGTTCGCCCGGCTCGCCGGGGCGGAGGGTCCCGACGGGCCGCGCAGTCTCAGCAGGCTGATGCGGTACGCCCGCGACGACATGCCGCGCCGGCTGGTCTCCCGCTGGCAGCAGGAGGTCCTTGGCCACTGGGAGCGCCATCGCGAGAGCGGCGAGCCGGAGCCGAGCACCGGGCAGAAGCTGCTGCTGTACGGGTCGACGCTGATCGGCGCCGTACTGACCCCGCAGTTCTTCGCGGCGTGGCAGCTCGGCGACGGCGAGCTGACCGTCGTGGAGTCGGGCGGCGAGGTGACGCTGCCGCTCGCGCCCGCGGAGGCGGATCTCGGCGACGAGACGGAGTCGCTGTGCAGCCGGGAGGCGTGGCGGATGGTGCGGGTGCACTGGGCGCCGATCACCGACGAGGCGCGGGCGCCGCGGCTCATCGCGCTGACCTCGGACGGGCTCTCCAAGAGTTTCGCCTCGGACGAGGGGTTCACCCAGTTCATGACGGGGCTCGACCAGCGGCTGACGGAGGAGGGCACCGCGGGTGTGCGCGCCGTCCTGCCGGAGTGGTTGCACAAGGCCGCCCAGTACTCCGGCGACGACACCACGCTGGCGGCCGGGCGGAGGACCGGGCCCGTAACCGGATCTTCAGCAGCAGAGAGGACAGCATGA
- a CDS encoding protein kinase domain-containing protein, protein MSGMLDNGTRLTADNGEEIQVDGMLGAGGQGEVYRVRTPGGNKALKWYYPTCATPEQDAIVQELVSRDFDDDRFLWPTSYVSAGPGAFGYLMDIRPDHFKGLPALFRRSLNTTPRALLTAALYTVEAYQALHSRGIAYRDISWGNIFFDPDTGAVLVCDNDNAVVEGDSSGISGTMEFMAPELVRGDDGAHPGTQSDLHSLSVLLFMLLMNHHPMKGKRELSIHCLDEAAERKLYGKRPLFVFDPKDNSNEPDPMEHATVLITWDLAPQALKDLFLHNFTDGLHDPASRVRESQWRDALRAVIDAVIECASCGRQNMTQPDAKDAGACWKCGAALILPPRLVITTPPPRAERHVRLRRAARVHAHHLVPEPTRHDYSDATLVAELTEHPQKPGKFGIANRSGEAWTGTRSDGTTQRIEPGQTVPLRSGLELEMGGALATVRAK, encoded by the coding sequence ATGAGCGGCATGCTCGACAACGGCACCCGTCTCACCGCCGACAACGGCGAGGAGATCCAGGTCGACGGGATGCTCGGGGCAGGTGGTCAGGGCGAGGTGTACCGGGTGCGGACCCCGGGCGGGAACAAGGCCCTGAAGTGGTACTACCCGACGTGCGCGACACCCGAACAGGACGCCATCGTCCAGGAGTTGGTGTCCAGGGACTTCGACGACGACCGCTTCCTGTGGCCGACGTCGTACGTCAGCGCGGGCCCCGGCGCCTTCGGGTATCTGATGGACATCAGGCCCGATCACTTCAAGGGGCTGCCCGCGCTGTTCCGGCGCTCCCTGAACACGACCCCGCGCGCGCTGCTGACGGCCGCGCTCTACACGGTGGAGGCGTACCAGGCGCTGCACTCGCGGGGCATCGCCTACCGGGACATCTCCTGGGGCAACATCTTCTTCGACCCGGACACCGGCGCCGTACTGGTCTGCGACAACGACAACGCCGTGGTGGAGGGCGACAGCAGCGGCATCTCGGGGACCATGGAGTTCATGGCGCCCGAGCTGGTGCGCGGGGACGACGGCGCGCACCCCGGCACCCAGAGCGATCTCCACTCGCTGTCCGTGCTGCTCTTCATGCTCCTGATGAACCATCACCCCATGAAGGGCAAGCGGGAGTTGAGCATCCACTGTCTCGACGAGGCGGCGGAGCGCAAGCTGTACGGAAAGCGGCCGCTGTTCGTCTTCGACCCGAAGGACAACAGCAATGAGCCCGATCCGATGGAGCACGCCACGGTCCTCATCACCTGGGATCTGGCGCCCCAGGCGCTGAAGGACCTGTTCCTCCACAACTTCACCGACGGGCTCCACGACCCCGCCTCCCGGGTGCGCGAGTCCCAGTGGCGGGACGCGCTGCGGGCGGTCATCGACGCGGTGATCGAGTGCGCGTCCTGCGGCCGGCAGAACATGACGCAGCCCGACGCGAAGGACGCGGGCGCGTGCTGGAAGTGTGGGGCGGCCCTGATCCTGCCTCCGCGCCTCGTCATCACCACTCCCCCGCCGCGCGCGGAACGCCATGTGCGGCTGCGGCGGGCCGCCCGGGTGCACGCCCACCATCTGGTGCCGGAGCCGACACGGCACGACTACAGCGACGCCACACTGGTGGCCGAGCTCACCGAACACCCCCAGAAACCGGGGAAGTTCGGCATCGCGAACCGCTCGGGCGAGGCCTGGACGGGGACCCGTTCGGACGGTACGACACAGCGCATCGAGCCCGGCCAGACCGTGCCGCTGCGCTCGGGTCTGGAGCTGGAGATGGGCGGCGCGCTGGCCACCGTACGGGCGAAGTAG